Proteins from a single region of Verrucosispora sp. NA02020:
- a CDS encoding MFS transporter, translated as MIDRAPLGRPFWTFWSAAALANLGDGIRVAAFPLLAAALTDDPLAVAAVAAAQFLPWLVSGLLAGALADRRSPRTLLAAADTARVVVLATLATAVALGWATIALVVAAAFLLGIGETLRDTAAQTAVPRLVADAHLEKANGRLVAGEIVGNEFVGPPVGAMLFVVGAAIPFAVNGATLALAVMLMLSLPLTLAHRATSAPATDETSNSEGDGILAGLRWLIRQPMLRTLVLVTAAVAAADTAWFAIFVLYARDALGLGAFGFGLLLATGAAGGLIGSFAADRLVARFRHRHVLTWSMAVTAGVPVLLAVTPHRAAAVVVVVTTSAAFAVLNVAALSVRQRLVPGGLLGRVIAASRMVTYSCTALGALAGGALATGAGIEAPFVFSGIIAVAATLAWWLASRRGTPGALGLR; from the coding sequence ATGATCGATCGCGCCCCGTTAGGGCGGCCGTTCTGGACGTTCTGGAGCGCCGCCGCCCTGGCCAACCTGGGTGACGGCATCCGCGTCGCCGCGTTCCCGCTACTCGCCGCAGCCCTCACCGACGACCCGCTGGCCGTCGCCGCCGTCGCCGCCGCCCAGTTCCTGCCCTGGCTCGTCTCCGGGCTGCTCGCCGGCGCCCTCGCCGACCGCCGCAGCCCCCGCACCCTGCTCGCCGCCGCCGACACCGCCCGGGTCGTCGTGCTGGCCACCCTCGCCACCGCAGTGGCCCTGGGCTGGGCCACCATCGCCCTGGTCGTCGCCGCCGCGTTCCTGCTCGGCATCGGCGAGACCCTCCGCGACACCGCCGCACAGACCGCCGTACCCCGGCTCGTCGCCGACGCCCACCTGGAGAAGGCCAACGGGCGACTCGTGGCCGGGGAGATCGTCGGCAACGAGTTCGTCGGTCCCCCGGTGGGCGCGATGCTGTTCGTCGTCGGCGCGGCCATCCCCTTCGCCGTCAACGGCGCCACCCTCGCCCTGGCCGTGATGCTCATGCTCTCCCTGCCGCTGACCCTGGCCCACCGCGCCACCAGCGCGCCCGCCACCGACGAGACGTCGAACTCCGAGGGCGACGGCATCCTGGCCGGCCTGCGGTGGCTGATCCGCCAGCCGATGCTGCGCACCCTGGTGCTGGTCACCGCTGCCGTGGCCGCCGCCGACACCGCCTGGTTCGCGATCTTCGTGCTCTACGCCCGCGACGCCCTCGGCCTCGGCGCGTTCGGCTTCGGCCTGCTGCTGGCCACCGGCGCCGCAGGGGGCCTGATCGGCTCGTTCGCCGCCGACCGGCTGGTCGCCCGGTTCCGCCACCGACACGTACTCACCTGGTCGATGGCCGTCACCGCCGGCGTCCCGGTGCTGCTGGCCGTCACCCCCCACCGCGCCGCCGCCGTGGTCGTGGTGGTCACCACCAGCGCGGCGTTCGCGGTGCTCAACGTGGCCGCCCTGTCCGTCCGGCAACGACTCGTGCCCGGCGGCCTCCTCGGCCGGGTGATCGCCGCCTCCCGCATGGTCACCTACAGCTGCACCGCACTGGGCGCACTGGCCGGCGGCGCGCTTGCCACCGGCGCCGGCATCGAGGCACCGTTCGTGTTCAGCGGGATCATCGCCGTCGCCGCCACCCTCGCCTGGTGGCTCGCCTCCCGACGCGGCACCCCCGGCGCCCTCGGTCTGCGGTAG
- a CDS encoding roadblock/LC7 domain-containing protein, with protein MSQQARDLSWLVSAFADRVPGVAHAIVVSSDGLLVAISDNLPRDHADKLSAVTSGLMSITAGAAQMFDGDVVKQTVVEMGRGYFLVMQVRDGSILATLAAADADIGVVGYEMARLAKQAGDMLTPALRAELQQALPR; from the coding sequence TTGTCGCAGCAGGCTCGGGATCTGAGCTGGCTGGTCAGCGCATTCGCGGATCGGGTGCCGGGAGTGGCACACGCGATCGTGGTGTCCTCCGACGGGCTGCTGGTGGCGATATCGGACAATCTGCCAAGGGATCACGCCGACAAGCTTTCCGCCGTCACCTCGGGTCTGATGAGCATCACCGCTGGTGCCGCGCAGATGTTCGACGGTGACGTGGTCAAGCAGACCGTCGTCGAGATGGGTCGGGGCTACTTCCTGGTGATGCAGGTCCGCGACGGGTCGATCCTGGCCACCCTCGCTGCGGCGGACGCCGACATCGGTGTGGTGGGCTACGAGATGGCACGGCTGGCCAAGCAGGCCGGGGACATGCTGACCCCGGCGTTGCGCGCCGAGTTGCAGCAGGCCCTGCCGCGCTGA
- a CDS encoding nitrate- and nitrite sensing domain-containing protein — protein sequence MGAAHQTPEVSAHRRRRFDVRVVPHRRRSAFRLRDWRMRTKLAAVLIIPSVAFLVMAGVQAQSLVGRASTLGDFAAQVTVGEEITYLVHMLQQERDRTAGELPVLRASADEAGRAAMLGSLQQYRDATDDAMRALREVAEPVAEADPAWRDTYSVASQAVQQVEYIRGVMATVVLSDDTILGNYHRAIEGLLALLAQPTPGNDRPELADAVLRYVQFARAKDSSARVRAEVYAAARDSGYSADGGARLAELRARQLTALGVFRITATNGQVARYDEMTVNPVFAATAELEDRAIAQIAAGRLVLTGGQWWEASDNRHELLRQYEAEVLAEAVQQAQAASTTQLRQTLLLIGAIITVLLVAVLISVLVGRSLARSIRLLRSQALRIAQVELPEALARLRSVSGGVPPIEVSPAVVRSLDEIGELAEAFVAVHRSAVGVAVEQANMRRNVNAMFVNLARRSQVLVERQLELLDDLEREEGDPDQLENLFKLDHLAARMRRNDESLLVLAGTESTRRWNRPIGLGAVLLAASAEIEQYQRVRHEAVADLHVVGHAVGELVHLLAELLENATAFSRPDTVVQVMARFEGHGAVIEIADQGIGMTETALAEANAVLASPPAADVAAVERMGLFVVSHLAARHGIEVRLHGGVGGLVARIRLPGALLAAAPAPSVDPVSAPRIPGGMTAHQGGRPGPVELPVAGRRPTTVPRQTHPVRAETVLAPAAAVPAGGGGGWWSREGPSGAVPTTGVGQPAPPTVPVTAGTNARGLPMRVPMAQLSSVSQPARPEQQRPVRHDPDPDAVGGMLSKLYSGVRRAEAEETMQIPVQPSGVWNEGGPR from the coding sequence GTGGGTGCAGCACATCAGACGCCCGAGGTGTCAGCGCATCGCCGACGGCGGTTCGACGTTCGGGTGGTGCCCCACCGGCGGCGTTCCGCGTTCCGGTTGCGGGACTGGCGGATGCGGACCAAACTCGCCGCCGTGCTGATCATTCCGTCGGTGGCGTTCCTGGTCATGGCCGGGGTGCAGGCCCAGAGCCTGGTCGGACGGGCGAGCACGCTCGGTGACTTCGCCGCGCAGGTCACCGTCGGTGAGGAGATCACCTACCTGGTGCACATGCTGCAGCAGGAACGCGACCGTACCGCCGGTGAGCTGCCCGTGCTGCGCGCCAGCGCCGACGAGGCCGGCCGCGCCGCGATGCTGGGCTCGTTGCAGCAGTACCGGGATGCCACCGACGACGCGATGCGGGCGCTGCGGGAGGTGGCCGAGCCGGTGGCCGAGGCCGACCCGGCCTGGCGCGACACCTACTCGGTGGCGTCGCAGGCGGTGCAGCAGGTCGAGTACATCCGCGGGGTGATGGCGACCGTGGTGCTCAGCGACGACACCATCCTGGGTAACTACCACCGGGCCATCGAGGGGCTGCTGGCCCTGCTCGCCCAGCCGACGCCGGGTAACGACCGCCCGGAGCTGGCCGACGCGGTGCTGCGGTACGTGCAGTTCGCCCGGGCCAAGGACTCGTCCGCGCGGGTCCGGGCGGAGGTGTACGCCGCCGCGCGGGACAGCGGCTACAGCGCCGACGGCGGGGCGCGGCTGGCCGAACTGCGGGCCCGTCAGCTGACCGCGCTGGGCGTGTTCCGGATCACCGCCACCAACGGGCAGGTGGCCCGCTACGACGAGATGACCGTGAACCCGGTCTTCGCCGCCACCGCTGAGCTGGAGGATCGGGCGATCGCCCAGATCGCGGCCGGTCGGTTGGTGCTGACCGGCGGGCAGTGGTGGGAGGCCAGCGACAACCGCCACGAGCTGCTGCGCCAGTACGAGGCCGAGGTACTGGCCGAGGCGGTGCAGCAGGCGCAGGCGGCCAGCACCACCCAGCTGCGTCAGACCCTGCTGCTGATCGGTGCGATCATCACGGTGTTGCTGGTGGCGGTGCTGATCTCGGTGCTGGTCGGCCGGTCGCTGGCCCGGTCGATCCGGCTGCTGCGCTCGCAGGCGCTACGGATCGCCCAGGTCGAGCTGCCCGAGGCGCTGGCCCGGCTGCGGTCGGTCTCCGGTGGCGTACCGCCCATCGAGGTGTCCCCGGCGGTGGTCCGCTCGCTCGACGAGATCGGTGAGCTGGCCGAGGCGTTCGTCGCCGTGCACCGCAGCGCCGTCGGCGTGGCGGTCGAGCAGGCGAACATGCGGCGCAACGTCAACGCGATGTTCGTCAACCTGGCCCGACGCAGCCAGGTGCTGGTCGAGCGGCAGTTGGAGCTGCTCGACGACCTGGAGCGGGAGGAAGGCGACCCGGACCAGCTGGAGAACCTGTTCAAGCTGGACCACCTGGCCGCCCGTATGCGCCGTAACGACGAGAGCCTGCTGGTGCTGGCCGGCACCGAGTCGACCCGGCGGTGGAACCGGCCGATCGGGCTGGGCGCGGTGCTGTTGGCGGCCAGCGCGGAGATCGAGCAGTACCAGCGGGTCCGGCACGAGGCCGTGGCCGACCTGCACGTGGTCGGACACGCCGTCGGTGAACTGGTCCACCTGCTGGCCGAGCTGCTGGAGAACGCCACCGCCTTCTCCCGCCCCGACACGGTGGTGCAGGTCATGGCCCGGTTCGAGGGGCACGGCGCGGTGATCGAGATCGCCGACCAGGGCATCGGCATGACCGAGACGGCGTTGGCCGAGGCCAACGCCGTCCTGGCGTCTCCGCCGGCCGCCGACGTGGCGGCGGTGGAGCGGATGGGTCTGTTCGTGGTCAGCCACCTGGCGGCCCGGCACGGCATCGAGGTGCGGCTGCACGGCGGTGTCGGCGGGCTGGTGGCGCGGATCCGGCTGCCCGGTGCGCTGCTGGCGGCGGCTCCGGCACCGAGCGTCGACCCGGTGTCGGCGCCGCGGATCCCCGGCGGCATGACCGCCCACCAGGGCGGACGGCCCGGTCCGGTGGAGCTGCCGGTCGCCGGCCGTCGACCGACCACCGTGCCCCGCCAGACCCATCCGGTACGCGCCGAGACCGTGCTCGCCCCGGCGGCGGCCGTCCCGGCCGGTGGCGGCGGTGGCTGGTGGTCCCGGGAGGGACCGTCGGGGGCGGTGCCGACGACGGGGGTCGGTCAACCGGCGCCGCCGACGGTGCCGGTGACCGCCGGCACCAATGCCCGGGGCCTGCCGATGCGGGTACCGATGGCGCAACTGAGTTCGGTGAGCCAGCCGGCCCGCCCGGAGCAGCAGCGGCCGGTCCGGCACGACCCCGACCCGGATGCGGTCGGCGGCATGTTGTCGAAGTTGTACAGCGGTGTGCGGCGGGCCGAGGCCGAGGAGACCATGCAGATTCCCGTGCAACCGTCCGGCGTATGGAACGAAGGGGGACCAAGGTGA